Proteins found in one Brevibacillus brevis genomic segment:
- a CDS encoding DUF418 domain-containing protein, translated as MKVSSTRVIGLDFARAWAMLGMMIVNYVVILNAEHNGPDWLIALSSLFQGRASTVFVVLAGIGIAFMTKKARTSGDPALLQANRHVLWKRSLFLFVTGMLLYLGGWSGDILHYYGVYMLIASFLLIVSGKTLLVACSGILLTAQTLQLSLNYLQGWDPRQPFIQYLDFWTVEGFLRNLLYNGYHPVFPWMCFFLLGLWLGRRNLLDRSVRKKMLGWATALFVSLEVLSYGLIKLFIPVVGSESALFLWGTKPVPPNLFYVLSSSSTAVIIILLCVSFAEKFANSWFTQTCVKTGQLTLTHYVSHIIVGLSFLALIGRLENQSLAFAMLYAVGFFLFSIVLSLLWRRWFERGPLECFMRKISG; from the coding sequence ATGAAAGTGTCTTCTACCAGAGTCATTGGTCTTGATTTTGCGAGGGCGTGGGCCATGCTGGGGATGATGATCGTCAACTACGTCGTCATCTTGAACGCAGAGCATAACGGACCCGACTGGCTTATCGCTTTATCCAGTTTGTTTCAAGGCAGAGCATCTACTGTATTCGTTGTTTTAGCGGGAATTGGCATTGCGTTTATGACAAAAAAAGCGAGGACCTCAGGCGACCCGGCCCTCTTGCAGGCTAACCGCCACGTCCTTTGGAAGCGCTCCTTGTTTTTATTTGTAACCGGGATGTTGCTTTATCTCGGTGGTTGGAGCGGCGACATCCTGCATTACTACGGTGTCTATATGCTTATCGCCTCCTTCCTCCTCATCGTATCGGGGAAAACACTTCTTGTCGCCTGTAGCGGCATCCTGCTCACAGCTCAAACGCTACAATTGTCGCTTAACTATTTGCAAGGGTGGGACCCGCGGCAACCATTTATCCAGTACCTTGATTTTTGGACAGTCGAGGGATTCCTGCGCAACCTGCTGTACAATGGCTATCACCCGGTTTTTCCATGGATGTGCTTTTTCCTTCTCGGCCTGTGGCTTGGTCGACGAAACCTGCTTGATCGATCTGTACGCAAAAAAATGTTGGGCTGGGCAACTGCCCTGTTCGTCAGCTTGGAAGTTTTATCGTATGGGTTGATCAAGCTCTTTATTCCGGTTGTCGGAAGCGAGAGCGCCCTATTTTTATGGGGAACAAAACCAGTTCCACCCAACCTGTTTTATGTGCTGTCCAGCTCAAGCACCGCTGTTATCATCATCCTGTTGTGCGTCAGCTTTGCGGAAAAATTCGCAAACAGCTGGTTTACACAGACATGCGTAAAAACAGGTCAGCTAACACTGACACACTACGTCAGTCATATCATTGTCGGACTCAGTTTCCTTGCCTTGATTGGCAGACTCGAAAATCAATCGCTCGCTTTTGCGATGCTCTACGCCGTAGGATTCTTCCTCTTTTCCATTGTGCTCTCGCTTTTATGGAGACGTTGGTTCGAGCGGGGACCGTTGGAGTGCTTCATGAGAAAAATAAGTGGGTAA
- a CDS encoding helix-turn-helix domain-containing protein, whose product MISEGKTFGGILRVYRNRANLTLTELSERTGVASGTISKIESDAFTLPNMQHVMKLAKELDIPLYTAIVPYLHKIKREATLRTLLEAVMQEKNVVLTNKVALQLLNCPKSNTFLSLDYLYQTAGTEANEELRLALYDVICDYSRENGIPLYLARSLFQRYMIRRENLSQLDQTYVEGKELLHYTSYLHINERILAYYKFSFHALRLGFYSDCIHLCKQGLEIDHSQSEQKAAAILAIIISYFELEDYTLGHFYLERYEMFDYPEVHKHARHIRGKLYGKTGKFDKAIPVLQECLAQQAQDDKIVIANDLLEIYIQVGEDEKIRELFLAEASILPENLTTPNQYNQMGQYFRTKGIFYIQKNEADLGIDSLVESVNYYRAINEIKQADKSLSVLFEFYVSQKKNLPFGILHKLVNVYNGSNHRSKQEV is encoded by the coding sequence GTGATTTCAGAGGGAAAGACCTTTGGGGGCATATTACGAGTATATCGAAATAGAGCAAACTTAACACTGACTGAGTTATCAGAAAGAACAGGTGTAGCTTCTGGAACCATTAGTAAGATAGAATCCGATGCCTTTACTTTACCAAACATGCAGCATGTTATGAAACTGGCAAAAGAACTAGATATTCCACTATATACAGCGATCGTACCCTATTTACATAAAATTAAGCGCGAAGCGACACTTCGGACTCTATTAGAGGCAGTGATGCAAGAGAAGAATGTGGTACTTACCAACAAAGTCGCTTTGCAATTGTTAAATTGCCCCAAAAGCAATACATTTCTTTCTTTAGACTATCTGTATCAAACCGCTGGAACGGAAGCGAATGAAGAACTGCGCTTGGCTCTTTATGACGTGATCTGTGACTACTCGCGTGAGAATGGAATTCCTTTGTATCTGGCAAGATCGCTTTTCCAACGATACATGATTCGACGTGAAAATCTAAGTCAGCTAGATCAAACCTATGTAGAAGGCAAGGAGCTATTACACTATACATCCTATCTGCATATCAATGAGCGGATTTTGGCCTACTATAAATTTTCCTTCCATGCATTGCGTCTTGGATTCTATTCAGATTGTATTCATCTGTGTAAACAAGGACTTGAGATCGATCATAGTCAGAGTGAGCAAAAAGCAGCAGCGATCCTTGCGATCATCATTTCCTATTTTGAACTGGAAGACTATACATTGGGACATTTTTATCTGGAGAGATACGAAATGTTCGATTATCCCGAGGTGCATAAACATGCCAGACATATTCGGGGGAAACTATACGGAAAGACGGGGAAATTTGATAAAGCCATTCCGGTATTACAAGAGTGTCTGGCGCAACAAGCACAGGATGACAAAATTGTGATCGCGAATGATTTGCTGGAGATTTATATCCAGGTAGGAGAAGACGAGAAAATCCGTGAACTATTTTTGGCAGAAGCATCGATCTTGCCAGAAAATTTAACTACTCCGAATCAATACAATCAAATGGGACAGTATTTCCGAACGAAGGGCATCTTTTACATTCAAAAAAACGAAGCAGACTTAGGAATCGATAGTCTTGTGGAGAGCGTGAATTACTATCGCGCAATCAATGAGATAAAACAGGCGGATAAGAGTCTGAGTGTTCTTTTTGAATTCTATGTGTCACAGAAAAAAAATCTTCCTTTTGGTATACTCCATAAATTGGTAAACGTGTATAATGGAAGTAATCATAGATCCAAACAGGAGGTATAG
- a CDS encoding tripartite tricarboxylate transporter TctB family protein, protein MRRPDNQPDFIGALLSMFLGVVLSFEAYRLEAFSTSLYVGDHTLPAILGLLFFLLGGVLLVQSFRVTEEASSPNPGPLFPGKRLRLLLCFLFLLLYVWLLGAIGYTLATLFVSFAFFILIGSYRWRTSIVYSVLLTGGLYVVFIYSLHITLPGGDWF, encoded by the coding sequence ATGAGACGCCCGGATAATCAGCCAGATTTTATCGGTGCCCTCCTAAGTATGTTTCTTGGAGTCGTCCTATCATTCGAGGCCTATCGTCTGGAGGCATTTTCGACGTCCTTGTACGTAGGGGATCACACGCTGCCTGCGATTCTCGGCTTATTGTTTTTCTTGCTAGGAGGTGTGTTGCTGGTCCAATCATTCCGTGTGACGGAGGAAGCCTCTTCGCCAAACCCCGGACCGCTTTTTCCTGGAAAAAGGCTGCGCCTGTTGCTTTGCTTTTTATTCCTGTTGCTGTATGTCTGGCTGCTCGGCGCGATCGGCTACACACTGGCGACGCTCTTTGTCTCCTTTGCCTTTTTTATACTGATCGGCAGCTATCGGTGGCGTACGTCCATCGTGTACTCCGTCCTTTTGACAGGGGGACTGTATGTGGTGTTCATCTACTCGCTGCATATCACACTGCCTGGAGGCGATTGGTTTTAG
- a CDS encoding iron-containing alcohol dehydrogenase — protein sequence MQISKFMTPEIIFGNHSLGQVGESLRRLGASRVFLVSDPGVANAGWVERIISYLQQQKLDYHLWTNVTANPKDYEIHAGIAEYRAKECNAILGVGGGSAIDAAKAIALLATNEGSIVQYEGVDNIQHPLPPMVMVPTTAGSGSEVSQFSIIVDSARKVKMTIISKSLIPDIAIIDPQTLMTKDKLLTANTGIDVLTHAIESYISLAATPLTEVHSLQAMRLIAQHLRPSVASQYNTEAKQAMAMASLQAGIAFSNAILGAVHAMSHQLGGFLDAPHGEVNAILLPHVLEYNYIAAPEKYRQIAECLGENTVGLSTHAASRLTLKAVKELVSDLEVPQSLSAIGLHPEQIDLLSSLAVLDVCMTTNPRDMTVHDVATLFRQAL from the coding sequence ATGCAAATATCCAAGTTCATGACACCGGAAATTATTTTTGGGAATCACTCTCTCGGACAGGTAGGGGAAAGCTTGCGCCGATTAGGAGCTTCTCGGGTCTTTCTTGTCAGTGATCCTGGTGTCGCAAACGCAGGCTGGGTCGAGCGGATCATCTCTTACTTACAGCAGCAAAAGCTCGATTACCATCTATGGACAAACGTGACAGCCAATCCGAAAGATTACGAGATTCATGCCGGGATTGCTGAATATCGCGCCAAGGAGTGCAATGCCATTCTCGGTGTTGGCGGGGGCAGTGCCATCGATGCAGCCAAGGCAATTGCACTGTTGGCTACCAACGAGGGCAGCATCGTCCAATATGAAGGCGTCGATAATATCCAGCATCCTCTTCCTCCCATGGTAATGGTACCGACGACAGCCGGCTCCGGTTCGGAGGTTTCGCAATTTTCCATTATTGTGGATAGTGCACGCAAAGTGAAAATGACGATTATCTCCAAATCGCTCATACCCGATATCGCTATCATCGACCCGCAAACCTTGATGACCAAGGACAAGCTGCTCACTGCCAATACAGGCATAGATGTGCTGACACATGCTATTGAATCGTATATTTCGCTTGCCGCAACGCCGCTGACCGAAGTGCATTCGCTGCAAGCTATGCGTCTCATCGCCCAGCATTTGCGCCCATCTGTCGCCAGTCAATACAATACAGAGGCCAAGCAAGCGATGGCCATGGCGAGTCTTCAAGCCGGAATCGCTTTTTCCAACGCCATACTCGGTGCTGTGCATGCCATGTCCCATCAGCTCGGGGGATTCCTCGACGCTCCACATGGCGAGGTGAATGCCATTCTGCTCCCCCACGTACTTGAGTACAACTACATCGCGGCCCCGGAAAAATACAGGCAAATCGCAGAATGTCTCGGTGAAAACACGGTGGGCTTGAGCACACATGCCGCCTCTCGACTCACATTAAAAGCCGTCAAGGAGCTGGTAAGCGATCTGGAGGTGCCCCAATCCTTGTCGGCCATTGGGCTACATCCAGAGCAAATCGACCTGCTCAGTTCTCTCGCTGTACTGGACGTGTGCATGACGACCAATCCCCGCGACATGACCGTCCACGATGTCGCGACGCTGTTTCGCCAAGCCTTGTAG
- a CDS encoding sensor histidine kinase: MHTKQEILEKLTGIQSSRKSYYSELVYLIEEMKKKNKQLAVINQLTQIQINATWQQTTSYIAAQLSQILIFEHFALTIVKGGMLSSYLATWNDGDWQCHTLTQTVAVEAPVLTGQVHLTLAEVLPEHHATSVPLRSQLNQTFGFLTLLRQTKQPVDRDEPELIQLIASHVGVVVENSLLFQDVNEKIKIEAQLIQSAKMAAIGEMAAGIAHELNSPLTAILGNSQLLMREMTDADAPEAPLMKDIFQCGVRCKKIIQNLLTFSRQEEYLFSTTSIDEVVEDVLGLIGYQLSVSGLTITREMSVPPLLFHGSRHQIEQIVINLLLNARDAVADRESPHIAIRSFLTQENNSSYVGLSVYDNGTGICAEQLSQIFQPFFSTKERTKGTGLGLSVSLGIAEAHGGKLFAESVEGEYSKFTMLLPLLADEEDNDGEKTDFDRG, from the coding sequence ATGCATACCAAACAAGAGATTTTAGAAAAATTGACCGGGATTCAATCCTCGCGAAAAAGCTATTACAGCGAGCTCGTCTATCTGATCGAGGAGATGAAAAAGAAAAACAAGCAGCTCGCCGTCATTAACCAGCTGACACAAATCCAGATCAACGCCACCTGGCAACAAACGACGAGTTATATCGCTGCACAGCTCTCGCAAATTCTCATATTCGAGCACTTTGCCCTGACCATCGTGAAGGGGGGCATGCTTTCCTCCTATCTCGCCACGTGGAATGACGGGGATTGGCAATGCCATACGCTGACACAGACCGTTGCAGTGGAAGCCCCTGTGCTCACCGGGCAGGTTCATCTTACCCTTGCCGAAGTGCTGCCGGAGCATCATGCCACCTCTGTTCCACTGCGCAGCCAGTTGAATCAGACCTTTGGTTTTCTGACACTCTTACGCCAAACAAAGCAGCCAGTCGATCGGGACGAACCCGAATTAATCCAGCTCATCGCCAGCCATGTCGGTGTCGTCGTAGAAAACAGCCTGCTTTTTCAAGACGTGAATGAAAAGATCAAAATCGAAGCCCAACTGATTCAATCCGCAAAAATGGCGGCGATTGGCGAGATGGCTGCTGGCATTGCCCATGAGCTGAACAGTCCGCTCACAGCCATCCTCGGAAACTCTCAATTACTCATGCGCGAGATGACAGATGCAGATGCACCAGAGGCTCCTTTGATGAAAGACATCTTTCAATGCGGGGTGCGCTGCAAAAAGATCATTCAAAACCTGCTCACCTTCTCGCGGCAGGAAGAGTACTTGTTTTCCACTACCTCTATTGACGAGGTCGTAGAGGATGTACTGGGGCTGATTGGCTACCAGCTGTCTGTTTCCGGATTGACCATAACCCGGGAAATGTCTGTGCCACCCCTGCTGTTTCATGGGAGTCGTCATCAGATCGAGCAAATTGTGATCAATCTCCTGTTAAATGCACGGGACGCTGTGGCAGACAGGGAATCTCCACACATCGCCATTCGTTCCTTCCTCACACAAGAGAACAACAGCTCTTACGTTGGCTTATCCGTTTACGATAACGGCACAGGGATTTGTGCAGAACAGCTTTCGCAGATTTTTCAGCCCTTCTTCTCGACGAAGGAACGGACAAAAGGGACTGGTCTCGGGCTTTCCGTCAGTCTTGGAATTGCAGAAGCACACGGCGGGAAGCTGTTTGCCGAAAGCGTAGAGGGAGAGTACAGCAAGTTTACGATGCTTTTGCCACTGTTAGCTGACGAGGAGGACAACGATGGAGAAAAAACGGATTTTGATCGTGGATGA
- a CDS encoding HD domain-containing protein → MQMGTTTMVNSQKLWMVVKRMEPHLIRNQANMEKLLKMLMIHDVSNDDNKELWSEFESNETYEAKVAHAIIRLSSQIEI, encoded by the coding sequence ATGCAGATGGGAACGACGACGATGGTCAATTCGCAAAAATTATGGATGGTAGTTAAGCGGATGGAGCCTCATTTGATCCGCAATCAAGCCAATATGGAGAAGCTTTTGAAAATGCTCATGATCCACGATGTTTCGAACGACGATAACAAAGAGCTCTGGAGCGAGTTCGAAAGCAATGAGACGTATGAAGCGAAAGTCGCCCATGCCATAATTCGTCTAAGCAGCCAAATCGAAATCTAA
- a CDS encoding 3-hydroxyacyl-CoA dehydrogenase produces the protein MDMREVVAIVTGGASGLGEAAVRNVVQHGGKVAILDLTVEKGQALVNELGRENALFVHTDVMSGVSVREAIDQAAGTFGTIHAVVNCAGISLAQKTLSRSGPHPLESFSKVISVNLIGTFNVIRLAVEQMAGNEPNQQGERGVIINTASVAAFEGQVGQVAYSASKGGIVSMTLPLARDLAWYGIRVMAIAPGLFDTPMFDQLPRSEKAALGATVPFPARMGDPQEYAMLVNSIITNPMLNGETIRLDGAIRMAPK, from the coding sequence TTGGATATGCGGGAAGTGGTTGCCATTGTAACGGGTGGTGCTTCCGGTTTGGGAGAAGCCGCTGTGAGGAATGTAGTTCAACACGGGGGAAAAGTAGCCATTCTTGATTTGACGGTAGAGAAGGGGCAAGCACTGGTGAATGAGCTGGGGCGCGAAAATGCTTTGTTCGTGCATACGGATGTCATGAGTGGAGTGAGTGTTAGGGAGGCAATCGATCAGGCTGCTGGCACATTCGGAACGATTCACGCTGTGGTCAACTGTGCGGGCATCAGTTTGGCACAAAAAACGCTGTCGCGAAGCGGGCCACATCCACTGGAATCTTTCAGCAAAGTTATTTCAGTCAATTTGATCGGTACTTTTAATGTTATTCGATTGGCGGTGGAACAAATGGCAGGAAACGAGCCGAACCAACAGGGGGAGCGGGGTGTCATCATCAATACCGCATCGGTGGCGGCTTTTGAAGGGCAGGTGGGGCAGGTTGCCTATAGCGCCTCCAAAGGCGGAATTGTAAGCATGACCCTGCCGCTAGCAAGAGATCTGGCTTGGTATGGCATACGCGTGATGGCGATTGCTCCGGGTCTATTTGACACGCCAATGTTCGATCAGCTCCCGCGCTCTGAAAAAGCTGCGTTGGGTGCAACTGTCCCTTTTCCCGCTCGCATGGGTGACCCGCAAGAATATGCGATGCTCGTGAACAGCATTATCACCAATCCGATGTTGAATGGAGAAACGATCCGGCTGGATGGGGCAATCAGGATGGCACCGAA
- the adhP gene encoding alcohol dehydrogenase AdhP produces the protein MKAAVVNEFHQKLEVKEVAIPEVGHGEVLVKIKTCGVCHTDLHAAHGDWPVKPKLPLIPGHEGVGVVEKLGEGVTSLKIGDRVGIPWLFSACGECDYCLTGWETLCLQQLNGGYSADGAYAEYCVAPAAYVARIPDELGDVEAAPILCAGVTTYKALKVANVKPGEWVAIYGIGGLGHVALQYAKAMGYNVVAVDIHKEKLDLAKELGADVTVNGSEVDPVQAIQEQVGGVHGAISVAVTKKAFEQAYKSVRRGGSLVVVGLPNAELPIPIFDTVLNGVTVKGSIVGTRKDMQEALDFAARGKVRAIIETQPLDQINDVLERLEKGQINGRVVLTME, from the coding sequence ATGAAAGCAGCAGTAGTCAACGAGTTCCATCAAAAGCTGGAAGTAAAGGAAGTCGCCATTCCAGAGGTCGGACACGGTGAAGTTCTGGTAAAAATCAAGACGTGTGGTGTCTGCCATACGGACCTGCATGCGGCACATGGGGATTGGCCTGTGAAGCCAAAGCTGCCTTTGATTCCTGGACATGAGGGCGTAGGTGTTGTCGAAAAGCTCGGGGAAGGCGTTACCTCGCTAAAAATTGGTGATCGGGTAGGCATTCCGTGGCTCTTCTCCGCTTGCGGCGAATGCGACTACTGCCTGACAGGGTGGGAGACACTGTGCTTGCAGCAGTTAAACGGGGGCTATTCCGCCGACGGTGCTTATGCCGAATATTGCGTAGCGCCTGCTGCTTACGTGGCACGCATTCCTGACGAGCTGGGCGATGTGGAAGCAGCGCCAATCCTGTGCGCTGGGGTAACCACGTACAAAGCATTGAAGGTAGCAAACGTGAAGCCGGGTGAATGGGTGGCGATCTACGGCATCGGCGGCTTGGGTCATGTGGCTCTCCAATATGCCAAGGCGATGGGGTACAATGTCGTAGCGGTCGATATTCACAAGGAAAAACTGGACTTGGCCAAAGAACTAGGGGCAGATGTGACAGTAAACGGCAGTGAGGTTGATCCGGTACAAGCCATTCAAGAGCAGGTGGGCGGTGTCCACGGTGCGATCAGCGTGGCAGTTACCAAGAAGGCTTTTGAACAAGCCTACAAATCCGTTCGACGCGGCGGCTCTCTCGTTGTTGTTGGCTTGCCGAATGCAGAGTTGCCCATCCCGATCTTTGACACGGTGTTGAATGGCGTGACGGTGAAAGGCTCCATCGTGGGGACACGCAAGGACATGCAAGAAGCGCTTGATTTTGCAGCACGCGGCAAGGTTCGGGCGATCATCGAGACGCAGCCGCTTGATCAGATCAACGATGTATTGGAGCGTTTGGAAAAAGGTCAAATCAACGGTCGGGTTGTTTTGACGATGGAGTAA
- a CDS encoding tripartite tricarboxylate transporter permease: protein MLIIETFQLLLAGFASALTPEHLLMAALGALIGTFVGVLPGLGPTSAIAILLPVTAVLEPTQGMIMLAGIYYGAMYGGSTTAILLNIPGELSSVPTCLDGYPLARKGRGGPALGISALASFGAGVLGVIGLVFFAPILADQALKFGPPEYFALMILALTLMVSLSGGSLVKSFLMGALGYTLALVGLGPSSGMPRFDYGVPALVGGFDMISIIIGLFAITEVLKGIDEKRAATLVGKPGSVYPKKEDLRVSAGPMLRGGIVGFFLGLLPGCSAAITSFLAYDMEKKLSKHPEKFGQGTIEGVAAPEAANNATSSAGFIPLFSLGIPSSPPLAILLAGLMIYGLTPGPVLFEQNASFVWTVIASMFVGNAMLLVLNLPMVWVWVKLTRVPYGIMAPIILMFCTIGAYSVRNSMFDVWVAFLFGGLGYVFSKYKWPVVPLVLCFILGPLLEESFIQTMAMGAGDLSIVLFRPLSLTILLVAGALLIISMMLNRRTQQRLKEERDRGVDVA from the coding sequence GTGCTGATCATCGAGACGTTCCAATTACTACTGGCTGGTTTTGCTTCAGCCCTCACGCCGGAGCATCTGCTCATGGCAGCACTCGGCGCTCTTATTGGCACCTTTGTAGGCGTATTGCCCGGTCTCGGTCCCACTTCTGCCATCGCGATTCTGCTTCCGGTGACAGCCGTACTGGAGCCGACACAAGGGATGATCATGCTTGCAGGGATTTATTACGGTGCCATGTACGGTGGTTCGACGACAGCGATTCTGCTCAATATCCCGGGGGAGCTATCGTCAGTCCCGACGTGTCTGGACGGCTATCCGCTCGCGAGAAAAGGGAGAGGTGGACCGGCATTGGGGATATCTGCACTGGCTTCGTTTGGTGCAGGGGTACTGGGGGTAATCGGTCTCGTCTTTTTCGCTCCGATTCTGGCAGATCAAGCATTAAAATTCGGACCGCCTGAATATTTTGCGCTGATGATTTTGGCTCTCACGCTGATGGTCAGTCTATCAGGAGGATCATTGGTCAAATCGTTTTTGATGGGGGCACTCGGCTATACGCTCGCTTTAGTTGGGCTGGGACCATCCTCAGGAATGCCGCGCTTTGATTACGGCGTCCCCGCATTGGTAGGCGGTTTTGACATGATTAGTATCATTATCGGGTTGTTTGCGATTACAGAAGTCCTCAAAGGAATTGATGAAAAACGCGCAGCTACTCTGGTTGGCAAGCCAGGCAGTGTCTACCCGAAAAAGGAAGACCTGAGAGTAAGTGCCGGGCCTATGCTGAGGGGCGGGATTGTCGGTTTTTTTCTTGGATTGCTGCCGGGCTGTTCGGCTGCGATCACGTCGTTTTTGGCGTACGATATGGAAAAAAAGCTATCGAAGCATCCCGAGAAGTTCGGTCAGGGAACGATCGAAGGGGTAGCGGCACCAGAAGCAGCGAATAATGCGACCAGCAGTGCTGGCTTCATTCCTCTGTTTTCGCTCGGAATTCCATCCTCACCGCCACTGGCGATTTTGTTGGCAGGCTTGATGATCTACGGGTTGACGCCAGGCCCTGTTTTGTTTGAACAAAATGCGAGCTTTGTCTGGACGGTCATCGCCTCGATGTTCGTGGGGAATGCGATGCTTCTCGTACTGAACCTCCCGATGGTGTGGGTGTGGGTCAAATTAACGAGGGTACCGTATGGCATCATGGCTCCAATCATCCTGATGTTCTGCACGATTGGGGCATACAGTGTGCGGAACAGCATGTTTGATGTGTGGGTAGCGTTTCTGTTTGGCGGACTTGGGTATGTTTTTTCCAAGTATAAATGGCCAGTTGTTCCGCTGGTTTTATGCTTCATTCTGGGACCTCTTCTGGAAGAATCCTTCATTCAAACGATGGCGATGGGCGCGGGTGATCTCAGTATTGTTTTGTTTCGGCCCCTATCGTTGACCATCTTACTGGTAGCTGGAGCACTCTTGATCATCTCCATGATGCTGAACCGCCGGACACAGCAACGGCTAAAAGAAGAGCGAGACCGGGGAGTAGATGTTGCGTAG
- a CDS encoding tripartite tricarboxylate transporter substrate binding protein has protein sequence MKGYKQWAAVMMSLLLAATVSACGNQGTAESAYPSKQVEYIVPYSAGGGVDLVARAAADYLSKEWGQPIVVVNKAGGGGAVGAEYALKQAKSDGYTALAVNVSNTTMLAAGMKTPPITNEDQVYTARIGKGTLAFAVKADAPWKDFAEFSAWVRANPEQLTWTSVGPAGFSAFGVAEWLDVIGADFAKTRMIVTKGASDSVPKVAGGHAILAVHTVGEIMPMLQAGKVKILAVSGDTRSPFLPDVPTAEEQGIQGLSVFWWTGVSFAKGTPESVIRKWEEAIAKMDKDPAFLQKLSEIQVEPAYAASEAFTKETQAETTYYLELATKKGIRK, from the coding sequence TTGAAAGGATATAAACAATGGGCGGCTGTCATGATGTCGTTGCTTTTGGCGGCAACCGTTAGCGCATGTGGAAATCAAGGTACAGCCGAGTCGGCCTATCCATCGAAGCAGGTGGAGTATATCGTGCCGTATTCTGCCGGGGGCGGAGTCGATCTCGTGGCCAGAGCGGCAGCAGATTATTTGAGCAAGGAATGGGGGCAGCCCATCGTCGTCGTCAACAAGGCGGGAGGTGGTGGGGCGGTAGGAGCGGAGTATGCTTTAAAGCAAGCCAAAAGCGATGGCTACACAGCTCTTGCTGTCAATGTATCCAATACGACGATGCTCGCTGCCGGGATGAAAACACCGCCGATTACAAACGAAGATCAAGTCTATACAGCCAGGATTGGCAAAGGGACGCTTGCTTTTGCTGTGAAAGCCGACGCGCCTTGGAAAGATTTCGCTGAATTTTCCGCGTGGGTGCGTGCGAATCCGGAGCAGTTAACATGGACTTCTGTAGGGCCAGCAGGTTTTTCCGCTTTTGGGGTAGCAGAATGGCTGGATGTGATCGGGGCTGACTTCGCCAAGACGAGAATGATCGTGACGAAAGGAGCCTCTGATTCCGTCCCGAAAGTCGCTGGAGGGCACGCGATTTTGGCGGTACATACAGTAGGAGAGATCATGCCGATGCTGCAAGCGGGCAAGGTCAAAATCCTCGCCGTATCCGGTGATACGCGAAGTCCGTTCCTTCCTGATGTCCCGACTGCGGAAGAGCAAGGCATACAAGGCTTGTCGGTTTTCTGGTGGACCGGAGTGTCTTTTGCTAAAGGAACGCCAGAGTCGGTTATCCGCAAATGGGAAGAAGCGATTGCCAAGATGGATAAGGACCCGGCCTTTTTGCAAAAGCTGAGTGAAATCCAAGTGGAGCCGGCATATGCGGCAAGTGAAGCATTTACAAAGGAAACACAGGCAGAAACGACGTACTACTTGGAATTGGCGACCAAGAAGGGCATTCGAAAATAA
- a CDS encoding GNAT family N-acetyltransferase has protein sequence MSPMVFFKKAVPANAEQLTQIAIRCFADDVQKYGEGPAGHDQPDQHILFMQKAHYYTILLDDQIVGGFCLIPVDHEHLELGIIYVDPDKQNLRIGTQTMQFMEAAYPHIKKWTLDTGYEAVRNQHFYEKCGYKKVGETEPNAANGFYKFKYEKRIPK, from the coding sequence ATGAGTCCTATGGTTTTTTTCAAAAAGGCTGTCCCCGCGAACGCAGAGCAACTCACCCAAATTGCTATTCGCTGCTTCGCAGATGACGTCCAAAAGTACGGAGAGGGCCCTGCCGGACATGACCAGCCTGACCAGCATATTTTGTTCATGCAAAAGGCCCATTACTATACGATCTTGCTGGATGACCAGATCGTCGGCGGTTTTTGCCTCATTCCAGTCGATCATGAGCATTTGGAGCTGGGGATCATCTATGTCGATCCTGATAAACAAAATTTGCGTATCGGCACCCAAACTATGCAGTTCATGGAGGCCGCATATCCACACATCAAGAAATGGACGCTCGATACTGGCTATGAAGCGGTACGCAACCAACACTTTTACGAGAAATGCGGTTACAAAAAAGTCGGCGAGACTGAGCCGAACGCAGCGAATGGGTTTTATAAATTCAAGTACGAAAAACGGATACCTAAATAG